One genomic window of Malaciobacter molluscorum LMG 25693 includes the following:
- a CDS encoding response regulator transcription factor translates to MKILLLEDDIMLNNAIKQYLESLGHAMISTRDGKTCLDILEDNKFDLLILDINVPHVNGLTILEELNKKKKVIPTIFISALIDIEDISKAFDMGCYDYLKKPFHLKELHLRINRLLQNKIVPLQHKRLSKNYSFDLETTTLYFNNEPHILPKRQLLIISLLAKNRSLVVNYDMFRTYAYEDDEIDIATIRAEVNRVKKVLKEDFIINVRGVGYMVERPN, encoded by the coding sequence GTGAAAATACTGCTTCTTGAAGATGACATTATGTTAAATAATGCTATCAAACAATATTTGGAATCATTAGGTCATGCAATGATTTCTACAAGAGATGGAAAAACGTGTTTAGATATTTTAGAAGATAATAAATTTGATTTATTAATATTAGATATAAATGTTCCACATGTAAATGGATTAACAATTTTAGAAGAATTAAATAAAAAGAAAAAAGTAATACCTACTATATTTATATCTGCATTAATTGATATAGAAGATATATCAAAAGCTTTTGATATGGGTTGCTATGATTATTTAAAAAAACCTTTTCATTTAAAAGAGTTGCATTTAAGAATAAATAGACTTCTACAAAATAAAATAGTACCTTTACAACATAAAAGATTATCTAAAAATTATAGTTTTGATTTGGAAACAACGACACTATATTTTAATAATGAACCGCATATTTTACCTAAAAGACAACTTTTAATTATCTCATTATTAGCAAAAAATAGAAGTTTAGTTGTTAATTATGATATGTTTAGGACTTATGCATATGAAGATGATGAAATTGATATAGCAACAATTAGAGCAGAAGTAAATAGAGTAAAAAAAGTTTTAAAAGAAGATTTCATTATAAATGTAAGAGGTGTAGGATATATGGTTGAAAGACCAAATTAA
- the thiS gene encoding sulfur carrier protein ThiS produces MQLIINGETKEFSENMSLKQIMQSLKIEEKVMAAAVNMEIIKKDDWDRFTPNDKDKLELLQFVGGG; encoded by the coding sequence ATGCAATTAATAATAAATGGTGAAACAAAAGAATTTTCTGAAAATATGTCTTTAAAGCAAATTATGCAATCTTTAAAAATAGAAGAAAAAGTAATGGCGGCGGCTGTTAATATGGAAATTATAAAAAAAGATGATTGGGATAGATTTACACCAAATGATAAAGATAAATTAGAGTTACTACAATTTGTAGGTGGTGGTTGA
- a CDS encoding OmpA family protein, translating to MENRQIKYISIILIISSLLFSGCAQKNQDLPVKEDEYASTKQGAVMGAFIGAIIGMMAKGKHKNQNAALGAVLGAGIGSAIGYSVDNQAKQIAKELNTKVDNKPEALTNPDNDLVISNTDKYVKIMLRDKMMFKTNSSIPTQEASLKLDKITNVLRKYPDTIIQVVGFTDSRGTYEYNQKLSEQRAKNIGNRIYNSGIENLIYSKGCSYNKPLIANKTKEDMAINRRVEIYLYPNQQSIVDACKAQ from the coding sequence GTGGAAAATAGACAAATTAAATATATATCAATAATTTTAATAATAAGTTCACTTTTATTTAGTGGTTGTGCGCAAAAAAATCAAGATTTACCAGTAAAAGAAGATGAATATGCAAGCACAAAACAAGGTGCTGTTATGGGTGCTTTTATTGGTGCAATAATTGGTATGATGGCAAAAGGTAAACATAAAAATCAAAACGCAGCATTAGGGGCAGTATTAGGTGCTGGAATTGGTAGTGCAATTGGCTATTCAGTAGATAATCAAGCAAAACAAATAGCAAAAGAGTTAAATACTAAAGTAGATAATAAACCTGAAGCTTTGACAAACCCTGATAATGATTTAGTTATTTCAAATACAGATAAATATGTAAAAATAATGCTAAGAGATAAAATGATGTTTAAAACTAACTCTTCAATTCCAACACAAGAAGCCTCTTTAAAATTAGATAAAATCACAAATGTTTTAAGAAAATATCCTGACACAATTATCCAAGTAGTAGGATTCACAGATAGCAGAGGAACATATGAATATAATCAAAAGTTATCTGAACAAAGAGCTAAAAATATTGGGAATAGAATATACAATAGTGGAATAGAAAATCTTATTTACTCAAAGGGGTGTTCATATAATAAACCTCTAATTGCTAATAAAACAAAAGAAGATATGGCAATAAATAGAAGAGTTGAAATTTATTTATATCCAAATCAACAATCAATAGTCGATGCTTGTAAAGCGCAATAA
- a CDS encoding YraN family protein — MSKQKGDFAENKAVLFLEERNYKIVQRNFYAKKLGEIDIICKKDNTYHFIEVKSANDYDTAINNITKSKLSKLKRSINYYLQLNNLDVAFCIDAIIVIDEDIEHLENITF, encoded by the coding sequence TTGAGTAAACAAAAAGGTGACTTTGCTGAGAATAAAGCAGTTTTATTTTTAGAAGAGAGAAATTATAAAATTGTACAAAGAAACTTTTATGCTAAAAAACTAGGTGAAATTGATATTATTTGTAAAAAAGACAATACATATCATTTTATAGAAGTTAAATCTGCAAATGATTATGATACAGCTATTAATAACATTACAAAAAGTAAATTGTCTAAATTAAAAAGAAGTATTAATTACTATTTACAACTTAATAATTTAGATGTTGCTTTTTGTATAGATGCGATTATTGTAATTGATGAAGATATTGAACATCTAGAGAATATTACTTTTTAA
- a CDS encoding aldehyde dehydrogenase family protein gives MIHSRPTFKKQYENFIGGEWIAPKSGEYFENLSPVDGEPLTMIPRSNEEDVDLAVTAAKKAFETYKHASVIERSKMLNKVADAIEANLEALAVAETLDNGKTVRETLNADLPLVVDHFRYFASVIRGEAGTIADLDENTVSQEIKEPYGVVAQIIPWNFPLLMAAWKLAPALAAGNCIVLKPASATPMSILLLMETIQDVLPKGTINIINGAGGKIGKALATHPDVKKVAFTGETTTGQLIMKYATENIIPSTLELGGKSPNIFFESIMDEDDEFFDKAIEGLVLFAFNSGEVCTCPSRALIQESIYEPFMKRVLERVAKITQDNPLDESNMMGAQASVNQKEKILEYMKIGKEEGAECLIGGEEYTSKTFPKGNYIKPTIFKGHNKMRIFQEEIFGPVLAVTTFKDEEEAIAIANDTVYGLGSGLWSRNAHQLHKVSRAIEAGRVWVNCYHIYPSHASFGGYKKSGIGRETHMMMLNSYRQNKNILTSYDTKALGFF, from the coding sequence ATGATACATTCTAGACCGACATTTAAAAAACAATATGAAAATTTTATTGGGGGAGAATGGATTGCTCCAAAAAGTGGAGAATACTTTGAAAATCTTTCGCCTGTTGATGGAGAACCATTAACTATGATTCCAAGATCTAATGAAGAAGATGTAGATTTAGCAGTAACAGCAGCTAAAAAAGCATTTGAAACATATAAACATGCTTCTGTTATAGAAAGAAGTAAAATGTTAAATAAAGTTGCAGATGCAATTGAAGCTAATTTAGAAGCTCTTGCAGTTGCTGAAACATTAGATAATGGTAAAACAGTTAGAGAGACTTTAAATGCAGATTTACCTTTAGTAGTTGATCATTTTAGATATTTTGCTTCTGTTATTAGAGGTGAAGCTGGGACTATTGCTGATTTAGATGAAAATACTGTTTCTCAAGAAATTAAAGAACCATATGGTGTAGTAGCACAAATTATTCCATGGAACTTTCCTTTATTAATGGCAGCTTGGAAATTAGCTCCTGCATTAGCAGCTGGAAATTGTATTGTGTTAAAACCAGCAAGTGCTACTCCAATGTCAATTTTACTTTTAATGGAAACTATTCAAGATGTATTACCAAAAGGAACTATTAATATTATTAATGGTGCAGGAGGAAAAATTGGTAAAGCATTAGCAACTCATCCAGATGTAAAAAAAGTAGCTTTTACAGGTGAAACAACTACTGGTCAATTAATTATGAAATATGCAACTGAAAATATTATTCCTTCAACACTTGAGCTTGGTGGTAAATCTCCAAATATTTTCTTTGAATCAATTATGGATGAAGATGATGAATTTTTTGATAAAGCAATTGAAGGTTTAGTTTTATTTGCATTTAATTCTGGTGAAGTTTGTACTTGCCCTTCAAGAGCATTAATTCAAGAATCAATTTATGAACCATTTATGAAAAGAGTATTAGAAAGAGTAGCAAAAATCACTCAAGATAATCCACTTGATGAATCAAATATGATGGGAGCACAAGCTTCAGTTAATCAAAAAGAAAAAATTTTAGAATATATGAAAATTGGTAAAGAAGAGGGTGCTGAATGTTTAATTGGTGGAGAAGAGTACACTAGTAAAACTTTCCCTAAAGGAAATTATATTAAACCAACTATCTTTAAAGGGCATAATAAAATGAGAATTTTCCAAGAAGAGATTTTTGGACCTGTTCTTGCAGTTACTACTTTTAAAGATGAAGAAGAAGCAATCGCTATTGCAAATGATACAGTTTATGGATTAGGTTCTGGTTTATGGTCAAGAAATGCACACCAATTACATAAAGTAAGTAGAGCAATTGAAGCTGGTAGAGTTTGGGTAAATTGTTACCATATTTATCCTTCACATGCATCATTTGGTGGGTACAAAAAATCAGGTATCGGTAGAGAAACTCATATGATGATGTTGAACTCTTATAGACAAAATAAAAATATTCTAACTTCATATGATACAAAAGCTTTAGGGTTCTTTTAA
- a CDS encoding SAM-dependent methyltransferase, translated as MNKKTTFSKYMNSWLYSNDGYYANYKQIGKQGDFFTSVSISKFFGGAIANKIIKLIEKKKLPKNCSIIEIGAHHGYLLADVIQFIYTLNPHLLKTLNFTIIEKFDSLKEQQERYLKESFADAINLTHYKDISEIKCSSAFIFANEIFDAFACELVYKKNDKLLQAFVKDNTILFEETKDLNIIKHCKKYNITKGEICLDYKNFINNLTSSINNFYFLTFDYGDKYPRNDFSCRIYKEHETIPIFDENINLEKLYKNSDITYDVHFNYLKDLFEQNNCEVEFNTQANALIEFGIIELLNILRKNSDENTYFKETQKIKMLLEPTGMGDRFKILLIKK; from the coding sequence ATGAATAAAAAAACTACTTTTTCTAAATATATGAACTCTTGGCTATATTCAAATGATGGATATTATGCAAACTACAAACAAATAGGTAAACAGGGTGATTTTTTCACTTCTGTTTCTATTAGTAAATTTTTTGGTGGAGCAATTGCAAATAAAATTATCAAATTAATTGAGAAAAAAAAACTTCCTAAAAATTGTTCAATTATTGAAATTGGTGCTCATCATGGATATTTACTTGCAGATGTAATTCAATTTATTTATACACTTAATCCTCATCTTTTAAAAACTCTAAACTTTACAATAATCGAAAAGTTTGATTCTTTAAAAGAACAACAAGAGAGATATTTAAAAGAAAGTTTTGCAGATGCAATAAATTTAACTCACTATAAAGATATTAGTGAAATAAAATGTTCAAGTGCATTTATTTTTGCAAATGAAATATTTGATGCATTTGCTTGTGAACTAGTTTACAAAAAAAATGATAAACTTTTACAAGCTTTTGTAAAAGATAATACAATTTTATTTGAAGAGACAAAAGATTTAAATATTATAAAACACTGTAAAAAATATAATATAACAAAAGGCGAAATTTGTTTAGATTATAAAAACTTTATAAATAATCTTACTTCAAGTATAAATAATTTCTATTTTTTAACTTTTGATTATGGAGATAAATATCCAAGAAATGATTTTTCATGTAGAATTTATAAAGAACATGAAACAATTCCTATTTTTGATGAAAATATAAACCTTGAAAAACTATATAAAAATAGTGATATTACATATGATGTTCATTTTAATTATTTAAAAGATTTATTTGAACAAAATAATTGTGAAGTTGAATTCAATACTCAAGCAAATGCTTTAATAGAGTTTGGAATTATTGAATTACTTAATATTTTACGTAAAAATAGTGATGAAAATACTTATTTTAAAGAAACACAAAAAATAAAAATGTTATTAGAACCAACAGGAATGGGAGATAGATTTAAGATACTACTTATTAAAAAGTAG
- a CDS encoding DUF779 domain-containing protein, whose product MSVQRVKVTQKAKEVVEMIKQKHGELVFNQSGGCCDGTAPMCYEKDDFYVPSRNVKLGEICGCEFFIDKDQFEYFRHSEITIDVKEESAAFGNSFSLEIDYGYQFITKSRIFTDEEYEELKKIES is encoded by the coding sequence ATGAGTGTACAAAGAGTAAAAGTAACACAAAAAGCAAAAGAAGTTGTAGAGATGATAAAACAAAAACATGGAGAACTTGTTTTTAATCAAAGTGGTGGTTGTTGTGATGGTACAGCACCAATGTGTTATGAAAAAGATGATTTTTATGTACCTAGTAGAAATGTAAAATTAGGTGAAATTTGTGGTTGTGAATTTTTTATAGATAAAGATCAATTTGAATATTTTAGGCATTCTGAGATTACAATTGATGTAAAAGAAGAGAGTGCTGCATTTGGTAATTCTTTCTCTTTAGAAATAGATTATGGTTATCAATTTATTACTAAATCTAGAATTTTTACAGATGAAGAGTATGAAGAATTAAAAAAAATTGAATCTTAA
- a CDS encoding FIST N-terminal domain-containing protein: protein MKTYNYSIDNQNIQQIIDFNKFKKEKNILIQIFCGESQNKFDSILKTLTTNLPQAICIGSTTDGEIHESYVTTFNTIISISIFKNTKINHTYVEGTNSFENGQKIAKELINEKTKLLILFTDGIKTNGEEFLKGVESINKDTIICGGMAGDNSEFKQTYISSQDKIIKFGAVAVSLNSDILKIFNDYRFNWIPIGIEHTINEVKNNRIYSISNMNPTRFYAKYLGEDVAKHLPSTGIEFPLIIKNKSLSTARAVIKKHEDGTLSFTGNFKKGDIVKLGFGNAETIMQDPIKQIKKALNILKPETFFLYSCMARRRYMQNFIKAEIEPFSNIAPTSGFFTYAEFFHNNGYNELLNQSLTIVALSEHEEIPKHIELEHINTDGEYARTIKALTHLVEQSSIDYDLQTQKLNKQKKYSNSLLASQKQFLRYVVHETNTPLSVIMSNIELYEMQYGKNNYISNIEVAMKNISSIYDDLSFLIKKDQLVYNKIKIDLVDYIRSRIDFFSQVASQVKSNFILTSNCDNMPIFFNETKLQRIIDNNLTNAIKYTFEKEDIYINLIKKQNDYIFSISSHSSIIQDPKKIFEEYYREENTQEGFGLGLNLVKRVCEEENVHIDVISNENSTCFTYTFKGVKK, encoded by the coding sequence ATGAAAACATACAATTATAGTATTGATAATCAAAATATCCAGCAAATAATAGATTTTAATAAATTTAAAAAAGAGAAGAATATTCTTATTCAAATTTTTTGTGGAGAATCACAAAACAAATTTGATTCAATTTTAAAAACTTTGACAACAAATCTTCCACAAGCAATTTGCATAGGTTCTACTACAGATGGAGAAATTCATGAATCTTATGTAACAACTTTTAATACAATTATTTCAATTTCTATTTTTAAAAATACAAAAATCAATCATACTTATGTTGAAGGAACTAACTCTTTTGAAAATGGACAAAAAATTGCAAAAGAATTAATAAATGAAAAAACTAAACTTCTTATACTTTTTACAGATGGTATAAAAACTAATGGTGAAGAGTTTTTAAAAGGAGTAGAGAGTATAAATAAAGATACAATTATATGTGGAGGAATGGCTGGAGATAATAGTGAGTTTAAACAAACATATATTTCAAGCCAAGATAAAATCATAAAATTTGGTGCAGTTGCAGTATCTCTTAATTCTGATATTTTAAAAATTTTTAATGATTATAGATTTAATTGGATTCCTATTGGAATTGAACATACAATTAATGAAGTAAAAAACAATAGAATATATAGTATTTCAAATATGAATCCAACAAGATTTTATGCAAAATATTTAGGTGAAGATGTAGCAAAACATCTACCTTCTACAGGAATAGAGTTTCCCTTAATTATAAAAAATAAATCTTTATCAACAGCAAGAGCAGTAATAAAAAAGCATGAAGATGGAACACTTAGTTTTACAGGTAATTTTAAAAAAGGAGATATTGTAAAATTAGGATTTGGGAATGCTGAAACTATAATGCAAGATCCAATAAAACAGATAAAAAAAGCTCTTAATATTTTAAAACCTGAAACTTTCTTTTTATACTCTTGTATGGCAAGAAGAAGATATATGCAAAATTTTATAAAAGCAGAAATTGAGCCATTTAGTAATATTGCACCAACAAGTGGTTTTTTTACATATGCTGAATTTTTTCATAATAATGGTTATAATGAACTTCTAAATCAATCTTTGACAATTGTTGCATTAAGTGAACATGAAGAGATTCCCAAACATATTGAATTAGAACATATTAATACAGATGGTGAATATGCAAGAACAATAAAAGCATTAACACACTTAGTTGAACAATCATCAATTGACTATGATTTACAAACTCAAAAATTAAATAAGCAAAAAAAATATTCAAATAGTTTATTAGCTTCACAAAAACAGTTTTTAAGGTATGTAGTTCATGAAACAAATACACCATTATCTGTTATTATGAGTAATATTGAACTATATGAGATGCAATATGGTAAAAATAACTACATTTCAAATATTGAAGTAGCAATGAAAAATATATCTTCTATATATGATGACTTAAGCTTTTTAATTAAAAAAGATCAATTAGTTTATAACAAAATCAAAATAGATTTAGTTGATTATATAAGAAGTAGAATAGATTTTTTCTCACAAGTTGCCTCACAAGTAAAATCAAACTTTATATTAACATCTAATTGCGATAATATGCCTATATTTTTCAATGAGACAAAACTTCAAAGAATTATAGATAATAATTTGACAAATGCCATAAAATATACTTTTGAAAAAGAGGATATTTATATAAATTTAATAAAAAAACAAAATGATTATATATTTAGTATTTCAAGTCACTCAAGTATTATTCAAGATCCTAAAAAGATTTTTGAAGAGTATTATAGAGAAGAGAATACCCAAGAAGGCTTTGGATTGGGGTTAAATTTAGTAAAAAGAGTTTGTGAAGAAGAAAATGTACATATAGATGTAATCTCAAATGAAAACTCAACATGCTTTACTTATACTTTTAAAGGAGTTAAAAAGTGA